The Salvelinus sp. IW2-2015 unplaced genomic scaffold, ASM291031v2 Un_scaffold1349, whole genome shotgun sequence DNA segment GGTCATGTGATGGACTCTGCTTTCAGTGGGAATCACATCCAGCTTGTTCTCTTGAATATCATTTGATGGATATCTGTGTTCAGTTCATCTTGTGTCCACCACAGTCTTTCTCATTCACAGGCCTCAACTTTCTAGCTATGCTATAATAACTCTGTAGTAATGCATGGCACTATAGCTTTGTGTAATACATATTTTGTATCTATCAAAAACACATTGATTAattctgatttatttatttactatttaTGGACCAGGACCAATCATGCCAGTGAAAATTTCAGCTCAATACAATTTGAACTCTATTGTGACAACTCTTATGGAATAACTTGTTTTTCTTGTGAATTTTTAGTCAGTTGTTCAATTGCCTAATTCTTAGTCTTATTTGCAAAATTACCCACAATTAATCCTCTCATGTAGAGTTTCAATCTGTAACAGTTGCCCCAAATAGGAGATTATCCACTTTTACCAAGCAAACAGGTGAAAGTTCACTGCGGATGGGGTTATAGCAGGATCTAAGTTTGAGTATTTCCTTACTGAACATGCATAGAGGCGAATGTAGTTTCTTTCACATAAAACATTTGTGTTTCCTGTTACTGTGTCAGCATACTTACATGACCATGAGAAGAGAGCAGTAGGCTAGGCTCTCAAAAGACAGACAGGCGTGTCTGTCTCCAACATAGCTCTAAAAATGTTGTCCTCGGGTCAACTGTTTCGTAGGCACTCTACCCTGCTAGTGTAAAAATCTGCGCTTTTTAAGGCCCTGGGAACCGTTTTATGTTGTGATTAAGTAGTAGAAACCATTCTGAAAATGCGCTCATGATTTGaaaaacactacatgaccaaaagtgctCGTccatcatccccccccccccagcctcggaaagctttccactagatgttggaacattgctgcagggacttgcttcctttcagccacaagagcattagtgaggtcaggcactgatgttggacgattaggtctggctcagtcggcgttccaattcatccaaaaggtgttcgatggggtttaggttggggctctgtgcaggctagtcaagtgcttccacactgatcttgaaaaaaacatttctgtatggacctcactttgtacacaagggcattgtcatactaaaacaggaaagggccttcctcaaactgttgccacaaagtggcagcacagaattgtctagaatgtcatcgtatgctgtagcattaagatttcccttcactagaactaagaggcatagcccaaaccatgaaaaacatccccagaccactattcctcctccaccaagctttacaattggcactatgcattggggtagtgttctcctggcatccgccaaacccagattcgtctgtcagactgccagatggtgaagcttgattcatcactccagagaacgtgttttcactgctccagagtccaatggcttgGAGCTGTACACTACTctagctgatgcttggcattgcgcatggtgatcttaggcttgtgtgcggctgctcggccatggaaacccatttcatgaagctcccgaagttgcttccagagaaagtttggaactcggtaatgagcATTACAACCGAGGATAGACTACTTTTATggtcccgttctttgagcttgtgtggcctactacttcgcggctgagccattcttgctcctagacgtttccacttcacaataacagcacttacagttgaacagggcagctctagcagggcagaaatctgccgaactgacttgttggaaaggtggcatcctatgacggtgccatgttgaaagtcactgagctcttcactaaggctattctactgccaatgtttgtctatggagattgcacggcggtgtgctcgattttatacacctgtcagcaacaggtgtggctaaaatagctgtatccactaatttgaaggggtgtccacatacgtgtgtgtgtgtatatatagtttagTTTACAAATGATTATCTACAGTCTCGGTTTTAAATTTGGATCAGGATATGTGCACAGATTTTAAATTGCTTCCTTCAATGTTTGGTTTCTTTGTCTGGTTTTCAGGTCTGAAATAAGCACTCACTATGTCTGATGGGGACTATGACTACCTCATCAAATTCCTAGCCCTTGGTGATTCTGGAGTAGGGAAAACCAGCTTTCTCTACCAGTACACAGACAAAAAGTTTAACTCCAAATTCATCACTACAGTGGGCATTGATTTCAGAGAAAAACGAGTGGTAAGTTGATTGCCCTAGTCATACAATTTGTCACGCGTGTGTGTGAGAAACCATGAATTTAATTATTCACATACAGGTAGTCCGCTACCACCAGTAATGACCAGATAGTATGCTGCTTGGTTGAAAGAGTTAACATTTGAAATGGCCAATTATTCCATGTGAAAGTTTTTGTAGTGCAGGTTTACTATTAACCATGGAAATTAAGTAGGAGCTTAAAAGCATTACTCCTCACAGTGTGAAAGGTAGTGGTAGAACTGTTTTTTTTGTAGGGGATGAGTCTGAAACATATGAACCTGCAGATGTACCAGTATGTGTGGGTGTCGCAGCAATCTGAGGAACTCCCAGACCAGGAAAGGATGACTAATATCACTTGAGTTCAGCAGCACCCTCCTAGAAAATAAACACTTCACACCACATAACCAAACACCAGGGTCATTTAAGCATAATCACTCATGCTGTGTATATTGTAGAGATTATCAGGGCAAACATTTTCCATCTAAATGTTTAGGTTCACTTTGGGTTGCAAGATARTATATGTAGGATGACCAATAGGAAAGTATATTTTTAGGGCCTCATAGCCAGTGACCTCACACTGCTTTATATGGGTATAataactctctctgtctgacaggtaTACAAATCAAATGGTCCAGAAGGGGCAGCAGGCAGAGGACAGAGGATTCATGTTCAGCTGTGGGACACGGCGGGGCAGGAGAGGTAAGCCAATCCAAAACTCATCTCCCACTGACACTCTTGCTCAAGCCCTCACTGGCTCTCAGGTAGTTGTTGGCAGCTTTCAATTGCTTACTTTCTTCAAGCTGAATGAAGCTCTTTACAAGGTGTTTTTTCTTGTGTGGTGTCAGGTTTCGGAGTTTGACGACAGCTTTCTTCCGAGATGCGATGGGCTTCCTCCTCCTGTTTGACCTCACCAATGAGCAGAGTTTCCTTAATGTCAGAAATTGGATGAGTAAGTCCTCTACATGTAGATTCTGACAACCACAATCTCATGTTGACTTCCAAAGAAATGTGCAGTGTCTTAACCACTATCTTTCAATCACGACTGGTGGGTTGGTGACTGGCTTATTCACTTTTTCAGGTCAATTACAGATGCACGCTTACTGCGAGAATCCAGACATTGTACTCTGTGGCAACAAGTGTGACCTGCTGGAGCAGAGGGCAGTCCGTGAAGATGAGGCCCGTGAGCTGGCAGAGAAGTATGGGTATGTGTCCCTTACCTGTGACTAACCCTCCCTGAAACATTTGCCAAGAAGGCAGTGGCTGATGTGTGTTTACTCAAGGCTGTGCAGGGGAATCTCGAACAATACAAAATGTTAGGCTAGGTTGGTCTTTCTGGAAAGGCAAATATTTACACATCCATGTAAAGTATCCTGCTTGTGGCCTGAAATTACACATTTAGTGAAACACATATCACATACACATATCTAATCCTAAAGGGATTAGATATGCACCATATTTGGGGTCAAACGCCATGGTCGTAAGAGACTACGGACTCTATTTTTAAaaaacctaacgcaatggtaaataTAAGCGCTGGGGGTAGCTCTATAGGTGGAAGGGTGTGTctaatatttttgctattttcacagctgTTATTATGAGCGCAATAGCTGGCGGTGGCGCGAAAttgatgttttttaaatttatgaaTAAACAAATTGTAGGTGGGAGGAGGACTTGaccactcactggccaatcaaggCTGAATATGTTAGTCTCAAGTTCTGTAGGTTATTGAAGGTCTTtgcattgtcatcaactccaattcggcTGGGGGCACGGAATATTCTGTCCTAGACAATTGTAGATTGATAATAGTTTATTCAATAGCATAGGCTACAGTAACAAGTGATAAcacgagtaaaaaaaaaaacacatccagTGTTTGCTCTATTTTGAGTGTTGACAGTCAACCTTGTTATAATAGGCTTCGATCAGTATAGGCCTTTAGATATCGCACCTAAAAAATAGTCTgccttaaattgtattgtttgtgAGGCACATTCTCAATAAGAAAGATATAGCCTAGGTCTACCGTTGATACTGCATAATAGGACTGAATTGTTTAAATACGTTTGGAGGAGCGtgactttaattttttttaacaacaaatcaatacaaaaaGTATATGGGAACACAAAAAAAAGACTGTATCTCTTGTTCCATGTGCATATGGGCACTGTGCGTCAGGGGTGGATAGGCTGCGCTTCCGTTGTCAATATCCATGCCGTATCCAACCGCGTTAGCTACGACCAGCTttcggttggtcttaaatatccccacCAGTGCATACTGAAATTGCCACTTTGGggcatgtttttaaggacaccaATTGGATAtatccacccctcccacctcatcGCAAGCGAGCTCATACGACAGGTAAATTACCAATCCTGGTGCTAGGGTTTGAAAATAGAACAGCTCTGGCTTTAACAGGTCTAAATTGCAAACGAGCGTGCGTTTTGACAATTGCACGAGCTTAAGGCCAGCCAAAAATCGAGCCCCCAGTACTTAGTTATGATCATGTTATGTTAAAAAGATGTTATGGTGAGCTGAATGTCCATCTTGTGCACGGAAAATATCTAAGTGACGGCATATTTAAAGTTTTAGGACGGGTAATCAGATTTACATAGCCCAGTCATAATGTTATTGCTGAATATCATACAGGTAGCCATCTGTCCTAACTCAACAGAGGAGTCTGGTCTCTCTTCCAGATGCACATCATATTGAGTTGTCATGGTTGACTAGATACGACTCATATGTCAGATTTGGTTACAGTGTCGTTATTTTTTAACATTATGTGATCCGATGGCTCCACCAGTCTGAAATCCAATGTGGTTTTTAGAGAGCCATGCTCCTCTACTATTTCAAATATGCATCTTCCACTGCTATAGTGCATGTTTCAAGacgaaaaaaaataaaataaccttgATTTCTTTTCAGCTGCTGAGAACTAGATTCTGTCTTAGAGTAAAGCTTTCAATTAGATCAAAACTTATTCAGGTTGTAGGTAGATAGTTTGCCTCATTCAGAGACATATCAGTCAATGTTCTTATGTGTTGCTCTCCTTCCCGTGCAGAATCCCGTACTTTGAGACAAGTGCAGCTAACGGCCAGTTTGTTAGCCAGGCTGTGGATGTCCTGCTGGACCTCATCATGAAGAGGATGGAGCGCTGCGTGGACAAGTCCTGGATCCCTGATGGAACTGTGCGATCCAATGGACACAGTGGTCACACAGACATCACAGAGCCCAAGACCCAGGAGAAGGGCAAATGTGCTTGTTAGGGTCCACATACAGATAATGGTTACACCATCCCCTCAGTGATGTTTTGGTAGGACTGGGCTCTATGGTATGTGATGAAAGGCATGTAATATTTGTAAATCAATGGTGTCATAGTACGTTTTGGcaagatgtgggggggggggtgtgtatgACGTGCAAAGCTGAAAGTAACTACTAACCCCTGCCAAATGTACCAGAGCATCATTATGTTTTGTTAATTTCATTATGCCATTTGGTGGGGTGCCTCTCCTTACACTTGTCCATACAGTGTCAATTAAGTGCCTttttatgttttcatttcagagaatattatatatattttacattgtaaaaGAAAAGTGTATTATAACCAACTATTTTCTAAGATCCAGTAGAAAAGTGAGAAGCCACTGAAAGTTGTATTAGTTGAGAACACTTCCCTGTGAATTAAAAGGAAACCCATCCTTATTACTTTGAACTTTTTGACACGGGATATTTTTGTCACTATGCACTTCCATTTATTCTTGTACAATGTAAAAGTCCTGAGCACATGCAATCTGTAGTGAATAGAGTGATTTATTGTATAGGCCTGCTCTGTAGTAGCAGAGTAGCTGGGTGTTTTTATTTGTATCACAATGTCGGGATATTGGGTCTATCAGAAATGTTTGAGGTTCCATGTAAATCAATGCTGATTTTGTTCATTCGTAATTTTAAAATGTGCCTAAAATCTGCTGTATTCTGTCAAACACTGTTTTCATGCCAAATATGTAAACCATATCCTTTAttccataaaataaatatattttatttattaaagcgCTGGCTCAGTTCTCACCATGGCTACCTCTGAAACAATCTTATTAGAGTCGATATGTAACGTAATGCAAATATTTTAACAAACAACATCTGCATTTCCAAGCGCTAAGGTTTAGAAATGTATCTAGTTACACACTAGGGGGCAGTTTGTAACGAGTAAAAACAATTATCTTTACCGGAAATAGTACATCGTAACTTCCTTTTAAAATCCTGCCACTCGCATTCCACCACGGATAACACATGGGCAATAAATAATCAAGTGGTCTAACGATGCGAATTGAAAAATGTTACTTTTGCTCTGGACCTGTGTATCCCGGGCACGGTACGATGTTTGTGCGGAACGATTGCAAGGTATTACTTTTTTTTGTGTCCTCCTTTCTGCTTTGAC contains these protein-coding regions:
- the LOC112070516 gene encoding ras-related protein Rab-27A, which translates into the protein MSDGDYDYLIKFLALGDSGVGKTSFLYQYTDKKFNSKFITTVGIDFREKRVVYKSNGPEGAAGRGQRIHVQLWDTAGQERFRSLTTAFFRDAMGFLLLFDLTNEQSFLNVRNWMSQLQMHAYCENPDIVLCGNKCDLLEQRAVREDEARELAEKYGIPYFETSAANGQFVSQAVDVLLDLIMKRMERCVDKSWIPDGTVRSNGHSGHTDITEPKTQEKGKCAC